AATGTTGAACTTGGCTGCCTGGATTTTCAGTCCCCGTTGGAGATCACTCACAAAGCAAGTGCGGACTgcagaggggaagagagagggGCACTGGTAAGGCCTTGGTGGATCCTTTCATCACCAGTAAAAACAGACATTTTCCTTAATTTAGAGAAGAACACACAATCCAGGCCCTTGCTGGTCCAAGGTATTATCAAATACATGCAAAGAGAAGCAGTCTCCACACTCCAGCAGAGTTCAGGTGCTCTCTAGACCCCAAGTTAAATGAAGCTGACACTAAAATGATGTTGGAAATCCTGCCTGTCCTTCCTCACACAAACCACATGAGATTTAAAGCCAGATGGATGCTCCTAATGGTGCCTCAAGATGCCAGAGGTTGCATCCTGCCTTCACTGCAGGTCTTGCACCACAGCTTCAAATGAGGCCTTGCTCATTTTCTAAACAATCTCCTTCCCTGTAACATTTTCCTTACTGCAACTCTTCAACACCTTAAGAATTCCAGAGGGTTTTTCTGCTTCCAGACAACATTGGCAGAGCACAGCCTCATTTGTATCCCAGCTGCTACTGTTATACacttatttatttgtatttggcACAGGTGAGCATCTTCCCCATAAACTTCTGTCACAAAGAAACAATGCTTCAACACACAGACAACAACAATTTCATCCCTAGCCTGTTGTCTCTGGTTCCAAAAGACTGCATAGAAAACACAACTCATCAGAAAAAGTGTGCCAAGGCCTGGAATCAGAAAAGCCACTTCCATTTCACTAAGCACCAGCTGCATTTACTTTGCATTTGACTGATggatttcttcctaatttgACCCAAGGGATACATATTAGTTACTGTTTTCTAAGAAAACACATCTTTTTCCATCTGTTGCACATGTAACTATTACATAGGAATTCATCCAAGTTCTGCCCAAagattctatttttttctggtgtagCAAATGTTGTTCTTGTCTCCTCTTGCCTACCTTGATTAACACACCTTATATCttttataaatacttttttttaaatttactttaaagCAAGCTGAGCCTTTCTGGTCAATCTATAAACAAGACTACACAACAATGCAACCCTGTTCCTGTGCCCACCTACCAAATATATCTAAAAGCTGCAACTCAACAACACAGAGGTGAAAGCAAAAGAGGAATCCAACAcctagttttggttttgtttcaaagaGGAAGAACAACACAAGTTAATCCAAGAGGTAATAAATATGgcacagaagagaaataaattccTAAATGTAAAATACTGCACACTTTTTATTATCACATTCCACTGCACAGTTTCATACATTAGAgtttcacagagaaaacaaatttacCTTTTATATCCTCTACTATGTCTTCTGGGACTGAGcctgaaataaacaaaaatacttaGTTTCAATCTTAAATTCTCTTCCTACTTAAaaaacttttgttttcatttttaattacatttaatatATTAAACTTCCATTCTGACAGCAGCTTTCAAAGATTTCCAAAGCAGAAAAGATACTAAGAACAGAAATAAGTTTGTCTTTGCTCAAAACAGACTGGAAAATTACTACAAAACTTTTATCTCAGCCTTTATTCAAAACTGCTGTGAGAAGAGGCTTATCATAAAAATAACATActttttaaatcacagaatcactgggttggaagagacctttgagatcatcgagtccaacccatgccctgatacctcaactaaaccacagcaccgagtgccatgtccagtctttatttaaacacatccagggatggtgactccaccacctccccgggcAGACCACTCCAGTACTTGATCACTCTTTCCATAAGaagctttttcctaatatccaacctctatttcccttggcacagcttaagactgtgtcctcttgttctgtcagttgcttggagaaagagaccaacccccacctgacaaaaccacctttcagggagctgcagagagtgctaaggtcacccctgagtctccttttctccaggctaaacaaccccagctcttcacagggtttgtgttcccCCCACCAGCCTCattgcctcctctggacacactccagctccTCAACATGCTCCCTAcactgaggggcccagaactggacacagcactcgaggtgtggcctcaccagtgccgaGTACGGGGcaagaatgacctccctgctcctgctggccacactgctccTGACCCAGGCCAAGAATGAATTCATGCAAGCAGGCCACGTGAGATGCAGTCAATCTTAAACCTATTTTAGTCACTGTTAGGATTAGCACCCTTTCCCCAGTGCAGTTCCCAGCACAGATGCCCCATCCCAGTCCTTACCCATCACAGAGGGAAGGCTTTGTCCTTTGGCCAGTCCTGTATCCACCGTGCACTGCTCCAACAGCTGATACTCCAGCTCCCTAAAACAGTGCACAGGAGAGTGGGGAAAGGCAGCCATGAACTCAGCCTGGGTCTCTGAACTACACTCCAGAGACAGGATTAATTCCTTTCAGTTATACCCTTCTAAACATAACTTAAGATGATCCCATTCCCACAGTTTTTACTACACCAGCAACAGCCACACAGTTTTAACTCTAAAAACTGGATATGTTACAGGAAGTTAAGATTTAAAAGAGGAATTTTTGCTCAGGGTCAAAGAGGGACTttcacaaataaattatttgtaacCTGGAATGGATAACTATGAACTTACTTGTGGATGGCCTTTCCTCCCAGGGGAAGGGAACCCCAGCAACTCAGGATTGGAATTCCCTCATAGATCTACAGGAAGATCAGGAAATTCTCCTCGTTTCCATTTTGAGTTTTCAGTCTGCTGGAACTAAATGCCTTTTCCCTTCTACAATTCCTTGCACCAGCCACCTTCTAACTGCTCTTGTCCAATGATAATTTCTACTCAATAAAAATCTTGTGTTTCACGACAGCCCCAGTGCTGAAAATGAAAGGATACAGGCAGCACCAAGCTTTCTGCATATCCACAGTCCAGCACCATGGCAGAGTTGATCCCCAGTGTCAGGAGAGACATCAGGTGACTTGgagcaaacaaaacagaaggtACCTACACAGAAGCCAAAAGCAAAGTTGacagaagggaggaaaaaagaaacaaaaaaagaaacaaagcactGATGCCTTCCCTGaatggcattttaaaagcaaaactcaAACAGCTGCATCTTGAATCATTCCAGTACTAATTTGTTGAACAAAATACAATAGGATTCCAAATTCTGTGTTTATCTTCTTTGTGGTGTACACCAGGTACTTCAGTAATAATGGATGTTGGAATGGGCTTGTAAGAAAAGCAGGTGTTGGCTATAAAACTCAGGTCAAGTTTCTTATTGTTAATgaggagaaatgaaagaaactgAAGTACAGCTACTTGAAAAGCTGTAAAAACATGAAGATGTGAATCAAAGTGCtagaaaatacataaaagcGTGCCTTATGACAAACACTGCTGCACCCAAACAGAAGAGGCTGTTTGGAACACTCTCACAAAAACAATGTGGAAACTCAAGTTAAAATTACATGAGAATTACATCCTTCTCCCAGAATTCCATAAATCAAGTTTCCTAGAAAGCAACAGTTCCTTCAAAGGAACACTTTGAAGTGTGAATTAAATTAGAAATTTCAATAAATCCTGCACTTAAAGGAAATGCACTGAGACAGAAGGTAAAATATTGACCCTGTATTAACAAACCACTCTTTGCaccaaatagaaaaaaagaaaccagagaGAATTAACCTTCCATCAGTATTAACTGGCTTCTTAACAACTTATAAGGTCTCTCCATCAAAATATGACTGAATACATGAGCCACTTTTGACAAACCATTTTGCCTGGGATGTGTTTTAGCTAAGACATTTTATTGCTGTAAAgggattaggaaaaaaaaaaacctcaaaaaactgACTCAAATCTTTCAGCAAGGTGAAGTCATCAGAAAATTTTACCAGTAGTAAGAAAGAATTATGCATGAGTTTGAGATTAATTGGTAAACTGTGTTGTGGAAGCACAGTGAAGAAGTACTGCAAACAAACTAGTTTCACTGTTTTTTATAGAAAATCCTTAACCTTTGTTGTGTCTGAATTGAAGAAGCATGGAGTAAAACATTCTAAAACATTCTAAAACATCTTCTGTTACAACTGAGCAAGAATGAGGTTCAGACTTTTCACAGAATCCTTCACTGGTTGGATTGGATGGGATCtcaaggatcatccagttccacaccctgccatggacagggacaccttccactgtcccaggctgctccaagccccatccagcctgaccttggacatttccagggatggggtagccacagatggcttttttccccccacaacTTCTCTTCAAAAAGACTGATTAAGCAGAGAAGGTACTTGATTTCAGGTAAGTTCTTCTCTAAATGAGCACAGCCATGTGCTAGGCAGATATTGACTGGGGCAGAAATCATGAGACTTGCTGACAGGGCACTAACAAGTGTTTAAATATAAATCCTGGCTCTAGGCAGTGCTCAATGGGGATTATTGGATCTGTCTGGGACGGTGCACTGTGAGCTGCATTATCTACAAGGCAGGGCAACCTTGCAGAGTCTTGTtaattgctgctgctttgtggtCTCATGAAGAGtcaaaatggaacaaaaatgcTCTTTTATCCAATTTCAATGCCCTACTTCCTCACACTATcatctgatttttcttctgtatgcCTCTCACTCTTTTGCCactattttcaatttttttttccgtACACATCTGGTACTGACTGTAAGCAAAATTCCTACTGGCAAGTGGAGCAGATTTACACATTTCTGTCAAACATTTACCTCAAAATGCTTGAAAAGGACCCTGGTGAGGGTGTCCCTGAAATGTGAAGGGCACAGGACAGACTCTATGATCACAACACGCCGGTCCCTGGGATTCACCAGCAGATGCCTAAAACAAGACAAGATGGGTAAAATACAACTGGGAAATTTAGGCACATATTAGATCTATCCTACATTCATGTTCCATTTTCCTCAAAAATCCTAAAGATTCGAATTTAGATAGCATTTGCTACAGCAGACCCCAAAGTCTTTTTCACAAACCTAAAACCCCCCATGCTTTCCTAAAAGAAAAccaggaaactgaggcagggaaaACAAGTTACAGAGCTTTCAGCCAGAGCCTGTAGTTCTGTATATTCATTATACATTTCTAAATCAATATAAAGCAATACAAAAATAAGTCATCAATGGCTTGTCCAGTGTCACACAGTGTCATAAAGCACATAAGAATGATGATACTCAAACTCAGATGCTCTGATTTCAGTAGAAGAGGATGAAATTGTCCTGATTTCAATTGCAAAGTGATGGTCCAggacaggagaagaaaacaacccaATCCATAGCAGATCTGAGGCACAGAAATTAAATCCTGCTTTCCCTGTGATGGCTTTCACAATGTAAAAATACAGATtggaagcaaagagaaaagaccAAGTCCAATTTCATTATTCACTAAGGGTActaaaaagcagaataaagagATGCATTGCTGAGGTAAAAAACATTCCACAGGTAAAGATTCCTCCTTCCAAACCACTGTGGAGTCTGCACTGATAGGAGCTTCAGCCCTACCAAAATCATTTCAACTTCTGAGGTAATGCCTTCCCCTTCTCAGGCCCTTTATAAATACCTCAGCTGAAAGGCAATTTATCAAAGACTTCCTGCTCTTACAGAGccactgccactgctgctgcaggaactcTTTGCAAGACACACTGGATTTCAGCACCACCAAACTCCTCCTGCACCAACACAGCCAGGCAGCCCCTTGCAAAGTCTTATCTCTGTTTTCTTATCTAACCAGGCAGTGTCCATCCCCTGCTCACACCCCTGCAAGTGCTCAGGGAAGGCCCAGATGGCTGAGAGGTGTCTCTTACCTGAAATACAGCATGTGGATAAATTCCTTCAGGTAGGAATACAGCTCTTCTGTATTGATGTTGTACTGAACCACCTTGAtaggctgggaagggaaaatacCCACAGTCAACTCAAATGTTGGGCAGTgattatttatatacatatatatgtacatattcATACAtgatatataataaatattttatctgacATTATATATAAACACTCATTCTTATATCATTTGCTCTTTGTCCTTAAAACATCCCATAAACTCATCCTATAACTAAATTCCAGAGCTAATTAATGCTAATTTGTCATACAGGCAACTTAGATTTAGTTTGCCAAATCTGCCACCCTCtactaaaagaaaagaaaaaaagcataacTAGGCAAAGCAATTTCTCAATAAATGCCCCAAAACACAAGTTCCATGGGGGCTGAGTAGCAATTAACACCAGCACTGGCATCACACTTACCTGCACCTACTCACAGTTTTTAATAGCTGCagttaaaataatgaaaaaaatgtaataaaatttcAGATTATCTTATTCAGGCAGTGCAAAATGGCTTGTgatggacagaaaaaaaccctgcaaattCTTTCTATGCCATAACACACCAACACCATAAAAACAGTTCACCTTTGAGACATCAGGTTTCTTGATTTCACTGGGGATGATGCATCTTGGTCCTGTTTCTCCTGCAAACCCACACCTGAAAGAAGATGTTGAAAACCTGACCATTTGAAGTCACCATTTGACCCCCCCTGGGCCTGGGAACCATCACAGAGCAATGAATTAGGGAATTCTGTTACTGCAGACAGGAGCTTTGCACACAGTTTTCCTATCCAGCCACCTGGAGATAAATTTAAAGATGGACTAAAAGATAAagattttgtgtatttttttttattgactCCCTCAACAAAAGgataaaaacaacagcagcccCAAACCAAACTTTTCAGAGACCCACCTGCTCTTCCTCAAACACACAAGAACCATGGactgaagaaaggaaattaaaagcaaaattaattcaaagTTTATTTTAGTCCCAGTGCCTGATATTTGTTTCACCCCTGTCACTTCCAGTAACTACAAAtctcagaagaaaactgaatttttctgtAAAGCTGCTGGACTTGGAGCACTTTCAATGCAAAAAGTCAATTAATGCTTGATTTTGGTATTTGGCAACTGTCAATGTGTTGgataattttggaaaaaaacctcttaaaaCAACCACAATTCTGAATTTAATTGTCTTCTTTTGTCTCACACAGGTACTTGTGCAGTCCCAGTGTGTAGTTTTCCTTGAACTTTCAGCTAATTTCAGCCTTTTTTGGAAAAGAACAGACATTCCTCACACAattcagctgctgtttcttcTATGAGAAAGCTGAAAACAGACCCTAGAATATACTATTCAGGGAAAAAGCTTTTCCAAAAGCGTGTTTTATTGGCTAAACAATACCCAGGGAATAAAAGCTCACAGGCACCCCAAACTTGGGAAAAGCTTTCAATTGGCCACACCATGTGAATCCACAAAAAGCCACTCATGGAAATCACTTGTCCCCACCCATGAATGCTCTGTTAAATTCTCCCATTCTCAGGTAACAAAGCTTTTGGCTATGAGGTgaaatactaaataaataaCGAGCCTTCCCATTTTGGCACTCGAGCTAAACCTTGTTCTAATCTAAAACACAAGACTAAAAACCAAGGCTGTTCATTACCAGCTTCACACCACACAGATCaacacagaagggaaaaaaaacctcacataATTATTCTTGGAATAATGGTTGGGATTGGAAGGGGACTTAAAAGCCATCTAATCCCACACCTTTTACTATCCAAGGTTGCTGCAGGCCCCGTGCAACCTGgtcctggacacttccagggatggggcagccacagcttttccggacaccctgtgccagggcctcagcaccctgacagggaagaattccttcccaacaccccatctaaccctgccttCTGCTAaggggaagccattcccccacGCCCTGTCACTCCAGCCCCTTGCCCaaagtccctccccagctctcagtgagcccctttaggcactggaaggggctctaacGCCTCCCCGATCCCTTCTCCAGACCTGACACCCCCAAATTCCGTCCGCAGTGCGGGACACTCACTTTGTGAAGGCCTGTCCGAGGTCGATCACCACGGCGGTTTTCTCCCCGCCGCTGCCGAGCCCCTCGTACAGCGGCATCGCGGCCCggcctccctttcctcccttctccttcctcccgTTCCACCTCCCTCAGCCGCCGCTACACGGGGGCCTTCCTGCTCCTCGGCGCGCCGGGCCGCCCTCGGCGCCTGATCGCCTCTTCACCACCCCGGGCCGCCCGCGGCGCCTGATCGCCTCTTCACCACCCCGGGCCGCCCGCGGCGCCTGATCGCCTCTTCACGACCCCGGGCCGCCCGCGGCGCCTGATCGCCTCTTCACCACCCCGGGCCTCCCTCGGCGCCTGATCGCCTCTTCACCACCCCGGGCCGCCCTCGGCGCCTGATCGCCTCTTCACGACCCCGGGCCGCCCTCGGCGCCTGATCGCCTCTTCACGACCCCGGGCCGCCCGCGGCGCCTGATCGCCTCTTCACGACCCCGGGCCGCCCGCGGCGCCTGATCGCCTCTTCACGACCCCGGGCCGCCCGCGGCGCCTGATcgcctcgccgccgcctcccgccccGTCCTGCAGGGCTCCAGAGCGGCCGGGAGTgccgcggggccggcggcgggcgcggtGTGGCACGGCTTTCCCTCAGCTCCGCTCCGGCGGCGGGCGGGACAGCCTCGGGGAGGCGGTAGCGGTGCCATGGAGGGGCCTGAGGGGCGGGCCCTGCGTGAGGGCGCGAGGCGGCGAGGTTGCTCCCGCTCGAGTAAAACCGTAAAAATCACAGActcatttaggctggaaaagtcCGCCAAGGTTATCGAGGCCAGCCATTCCACCagtaaaccatgtccccaagtgtcacatgCAGATGGCTTTTAAATTCTTACAGGGATGGTGACACCATCaattccctgggcagcctgtgctgggactGGACagccctttctgtgaagaaattttccccaaCAGTTAAACTGCCCATGGGACAGCTTGAGGAAATTTCCTCtcgtcctgtccctgttccctgggaggagatcccaaatcccccccaggctgtcccctcctgtcagggagttgtgcagagccacaaggtcccccctgagcctccttttctccaggctgagccccttttcagctccctcagcctctcctggggctccaaacccttccccagctctgttcccttctctggacacgctccagtCCCTCAGTGTCTTTTTTTTGACCTGAGGGGCCCAAAAGTGACCCCAGGATTGGAGGTCCCTCAgcaatgcccagcacagagggatgggcactgccctggtcctgctgccatgCCATGGCTGATACAGCAACAGCCACATTTAATGCAAAGAACCATTTCTATGAGGTTAAATGCAAGCACCCTCAGGGTATTGCATCCTTCCTCTTGAACAGGAATAAAACAACTCAGGGACTAAAAAAGCCACATcactctgctgctccaggagtgtGGTGGTTGGGAGTGAAGACAGGAGCTCAAAATACAGTGATGATAGACATTATAAACCCCATGGTGGTAAGaacctgtgcagagccagggttTGGACacagtgatccttgtggatccctttcAGCTCAGGGATTTCTAGGAGTCCATGCTTTCAAGACTGGATCACCTGAGACAGGTGATCAGAGAGGAAGAAGATCAACTGTGTTCAGTAGTAAGAACCTGATCAATAAAAGGTGTTCTGATGAATATTGTTTGTGGTATGTGTCTGCCTGTGACTGGATCCTCTGGCTGGAAACAGGAAATTTCTAACAGAAAATTTGGTATCACTTGAGGAAGATTCTGAAGGGAGTGCCTGCCCCACTCCCAATAACCatcttctttctcctgctgaTCTTCTCCACAATAACCACACCTGTAAAACCAGCAGCTCTTCAGGCAGTTATGATGTCCAGGAGTGTGACTATGGCCCTGCTCACATCCACAAAAGATGAGTCCTGGGTATTTATTTCAGCAAAGTGCAGGAGACACATTTCTTCTTCTGGGAAGCAAAACAATCATTGAAAAAGCAATTAACTGGGAAGCTGGGTCTAGACATTTGCTCATTGCCAGACAGGCCAGGCTGAGAACCTGAGGGTTTGTGCAGAGGAGGACAAGGGTGCTAATGAAGGCAGAGGATTTCAAAGAAGGCTGTGATGACACTGCTGTGCTGTTGTCACTGAACCCAACCCCTGTGacctgtgagctgctgcagcagcttgaGGACGCTGTGCTTTTCGCCGTGCTTTCCActctgcagcagtgctgtttgTCCCACATCCACACTTTCTATTTGCAGTCCCTTAAGGTGGAGGTGTGTGGGATTCGGATGATGAGTGGGAGTGATGTGAGATGCCAAAACCTGTCGCTGCCACCATCTGCTGTGTCGCCTGGGCCAGCCCCCACCCTAACCCATGGGCTATCAGCTCTGCACAAAtgctttctctgctgctcctgtcacAGCCCTGTTGTGTTTCCCCATTCTGGTCACCCTGAAGTCACCAAAGCGGGCTCAAGAGGCAGCACTGAGGAGAGAAGGTCCCAGCGTGTTTGGAGCAGAAGTGCAGACTGGAGGTGCTGAAGCAGAGGAGCATCCTGGAAAGGCTTTTGGAGGACACACAAGGAATCcaggcagtgcagagggaatGCAGGAGGGGTGTGAGGAAAGGGAAGTTTGCAGTGACAAACTCAGGAGAGACTCCTCTCAAAGCCCTTTACACCCCTTATAAATCCCTGCTATCTCTCCTTCAGGCACCATCCCACTGCTCCATACGAGCCCAGGCACTCTTCAAACAACTCATCATCAGCTTTCCATCCTCTCCTAGGAGAGCAAAACTGAGGAGCAAGGACAAGGCTGTAGTGGTGATGTGAGATACAGAAACAGTGATGGGACCAGCGCACACCCAGTGAATTCTGGAGGAGGAGGGATCATTGTCAAGGCAGCAGTGGAGGATGCcaacacatgaaaaaataaacaaacaaaactctgCAGCGATTAAACACTGTGACACCGAATTCAACTTGCCTTATGATTTTGTgtggttttatgtttttaatggctttttaaattattttttatggcTAGTATTTTATGGCCTTCCAGAACATGGAAATGCAACCGAACTTTAAAGGATATGCAAACAAGGAAGCAGGAAAATATGTTCAAATGTCATTTCCACAACAGAACCTTAACTCTGCCATGTTTGAGCAATTCCCCAGTGCACCAAGAATATGCACTCAGTGGTAATTACGACTGACTGAGACAGGAATTATATTCAATAAACTTTTCTATATTCGGTTTTTCTGTCAGGGAAACAATCCCAGAATTTCCCAACTGCTCCTCAAGAGATTCTGTTCAGACACAAGATAAATTTTTCACAATGAGAACAATTGGAATAATCTCCTCAGGGAAATGGTGGATCTCTCACCATTGGATGCTTTAGGATTCAGCTGCACAGAGTGCTGGACCATCTTGTTTCAACTGTGATTTTGCCAAGAAAAGTTGTGTCAGATAATCCTTGAGATCCTTTCCAAGCTGgtattccatgattctgagATAAGTTACTACCTGGAGTGCTGTCTGCCCTTGCTGCTCAaggacagcacagggaagcTGTGCAGTCACTGTGCCTGGTGAGAATGTGCTCTCACTGGAGTGTGAATATTCTTCCTTTCAAATTCTGTAAAATTCTCCTGAGTATCTCTGTGATAGGGGTCTAATAAAGACATAATATACTATACTTAATGTTGTTGCTCTTTAAATACATTAGGTCTAAAAATTGGAGTAATTTCGATAATATATGATTAAAGTTTAAGTGTGATGTTTGCGTGATCTGTTTTCCCCAGATCTCACCCATTTATATCTTTCTGTGCTATAATTACATATTTACAGCACTAtgcttatatttttaatataatgttTTATGTAAAATGACTGCTTAGATATGTTTTGCAAAAATCAGGGGACCTACTTGAAATCAACAGCCCATGGCTTCCTCCTGAACATATTATCCCTGGGTTAGGAATGATCAGAGTTTCCTGCTAATCACATCACAGTCTTTATAGTCCATTGGAAATCTTCTCTTAAATTACGTTAATCAATCACAGTTAACACGAGTTCTGAGATGCAAGCTGCAGCTTAAAAGTGGCTTAATTTAATGGATGGGCTTTTCAGAGTTATTGATAATAGAAGCCAGAGAGTTAGAGATGTGCCAGGGTTTCATAACAAAATCCATCCAAGCCGGGCTGGTTTAATCAAGGAAGCTGCTTGCATAATGTGAAAAGCACTCACTCTCCCCCGAATATGTGACTGTTGAGGAAACAGATGGTGATGCTAACCCAAAAGAATCAGGCTATAAATACATTCAGGATAACAATATAAGTGGAGATAATTATTCACAGTCTAAGGAGGCGGTGGGACAATTAAGCCAGCTCGTAAGCAGAATGTCCAGCCGAGTGAAAAAGCAGGATTTCCATAATATAACAAGAAATCATTCCCTGAGTGCAGCCAGTTCATGCAACTCTTGGAAGCGGTACTACCTCTGACAGGCAAGGAAGAGGCTGCATAAGGTCACAGAAATACAAGAATTTAACAGTAGCCCATCGAAATCAGTGAAAACTCatatcataaaatcatagactAGTCTGGTTAAGCAGGGAGCTTAAAACTCATCTagttccactccctgccataggcagggacaccttccactatcccaggttgccccaagctccatccagcctggtctggaacacttccagggatccaggggcagccacagcttctccaggaatCCTGTGCCAGGGTTTTCCCATCCTCACAGctaggaatttcttcctaataaccaatctaaacctactctctttcagtctgaagccattctcccttgtcccatcactccAGGACCTTGTAAAAAGCCCCTCTCTACCTTTGTCTCAGCTACCTTGAAGTAGTGGAAGGCCACAATGAgatcaccccaaagccttctcctttcttttctggcTGAGCAATCCCAATTACCTCAGCCCTTCCTCATAACCgacctgctccatccctctgctcatctcggtggcctcctctggactcgctccaacaaaataaaatttgtaggACAGTACTTTTTGCCTAATGcagttctttttctctcccctctttCAGGATTCTGTTGGCATTGAAGCCACTGGCAGAAGAAAGCCGCTTTCGGATGTCCTGCGGACTCGTTGTCACTGTCACAGCGCAGCGCTTGCTGCCTCGAGGTGGCAGCTGCAGAACCCGCCCAGGAGGGTTAAAAGGGAACgtttttcacaaagaaaatcacttttctgCACTCGCCCCGAAACAGGCGGCTCTCAGCTGAATAAATCCCCGCGGAGCAGTCGCAAACAGTGCAAACACAGAGGAATGTGTCCTGCAGCACAAGCACTGCGTGGCTGCTGCACGCAACAGCGCGCCCGGCTAATTCTCTGCTCCCTTGAAAGC
This genomic stretch from Cinclus cinclus chromosome 6, bCinCin1.1, whole genome shotgun sequence harbors:
- the ACTR10 gene encoding actin-related protein 10, translating into MPLYEGLGSGGEKTAVVIDLGQAFTKCGFAGETGPRCIIPSEIKKPDVSKPIKVVQYNINTEELYSYLKEFIHMLYFRHLLVNPRDRRVVIIESVLCPSHFRDTLTRVLFKHFEVPSVLFAPSHLMSLLTLGINSAMVLDCGYAESLVLPIYEGIPILSCWGSLPLGGKAIHKELEYQLLEQCTVDTGLAKGQSLPSVMGSVPEDIVEDIKVRTCFVSDLQRGLKIQAAKFNIDGSAERPTPPPDVDYPLDGEKILHVVGPIRDSVVEILFEQDNEETSVATLILDSLVQCPIDTRKQLAENLVVIGGTAMLPGFLHRLMAEIRHLVEKPKYKEALATKTFRIHTPPAKSNCVAWLGGAIFGALQDILGSRSVSKEYYSQTGRIPDWCCLNNPPLEMMFDVGKAPPPLMKRAFSTEK